The following proteins come from a genomic window of Trifolium pratense cultivar HEN17-A07 linkage group LG4, ARS_RC_1.1, whole genome shotgun sequence:
- the LOC123920050 gene encoding uncharacterized protein LOC123920050 isoform X1, with protein MTLSLRYRRVKEISRWFLQPLLYYSGHCYQQYGNGLSSVPFSPKSIANEGLVRGFHQHRFSTLADVSNKHAPEVDFLSFLKSSLDELEGPHHYWLNRSVKNKQFFGIHSIHGIHGTFLVLAARNFECGIIFQKLKAIQERYRKVIISIPPNLDTSRDELFVIIILIKYFGCRFPHITVMGITLTDSSDRGNLIQLLMTENITFPILLSQRTFPQIEKGDFYILFNSFKSPIICHEKDVSLEILCQAIQGLQKQPSEDSKLLNVLRSTSWKQDLITKDQYICSPLQNLLLNYPGCVSADESHNRLFISDCNHHRIIVCDDNGKIINCIGSSPGFEDGDFESAKLRRPAGSYYHATEDCLYFLDSENHAIRRADMGARLVETIYPISTVNNGGGRIWNWVRSKLGLESHVETIVEEKPEVLDSKSLYFPWHLLKSDDDTLYIIDRRFQTLWTMDFGSGKVDEVFEGSPRILKICGQLIGQNLSILDKIPCDQFQQKTNNVCVLDGLPHSDLLSSSTTFQNHMFICDKDRQRIMKVNIESGVCLDFQLSNLGSLGIPYWLTSPVDIFYAGGNGLSDTAINHLQHFDLLPGKIDIQLSVDVPADIELVEPLQESCIWRQARGAATEISGMDDPNSIDKVGVAQQWYNELDIVATLKPELEITEDDNLDKNIVVEDDKIHIKSSVFTSPGTSEVVIFAVLYCKLKKIPNSNDGNQEKYAARILDFLSSKRSGKKERDSWNAFLLQSKGDLRDLIFTKPLHVRVRLNTFEHPKAENNRDFILTDSSIKVNVLLN; from the exons ATGACTCTTTCTCTGAGGTATCGCCGTGTAAAAGAAATCTCACGGTGGTTTCTACAACCACTTCTCTACTACTCAG gtcaTTGTTATCAGCAATATGGTAATGGTTTAAGCTCAGTGCCATTTTCTCCTAAATCAATTGCTAATGAGGGTTTAGTGAGAGGTTTTCATCAACATAG GTTCTCGACATTGGCCGATGTATCAAATAAACATGCTCCTGAAGTTGATTTTTTGTCTTTCTTAAAATCTTCGTTGGATGAACTTGAAG GACCCCATCATTACTGGTTAAACAGATCtgttaaaaataaacaattttttggAATTCATAGCATTCACGGCATTCATGGAACATTTTTGGTTCTTGCTGCAAGAAACTTCGAATGTGGCATTATATTTCAAAAGTTGAAGGCAATTCAGGAGAGGTATAGGAAGGTTATTATTTCCATTCCTCCTAACCTTGATACAAGTAGGGATGAACTTTtcgtaataataatattaataaaatattttggttgCAGGTTCCCTCATATTACTGTTATGGGCATTACATTAACTGATTCTTCCGATCGTGGGAACCTAATCCAGTTACTGATGACTGAAAATATCACGTTCCCTATTTTGTTGTCTCAGCGAACATTCCCTCAG ATAGAGAAAGGTGATTTCTACATACTATTTAATAGTTTCAAGAGCCCAATAATTTGTCATGAGAAGGATGTCAGTCTTGAAATTCTATGTCAAG CTATTCAGGGGTTACAGAAGCAACCAAGTGAGGATTCTAAGTTGCTCAATGTCTTGAGATCTACATCTTGGAAGCAGGATCTTATCACCAAGGATCAATATATTTGTTCTCCTCTACAGAATTTACTTCTAAATTACCCAG GTTGCGTCTCTGCAGATGAAAGTCATAACCGCCTCTTCATTTCTGATTGCAATCATCATAGGATTATTGTATGCGATGACAATGGGAAGATTATTAACTGT ATTGGCTCTTCCCCAGGATTTGAGGACGGTGATTTTGAATCTGCTAAATTAAGGCGTCCAGCTGGTTCTTATTACCATGCTACTGAAGATTGCTTATACTTTTTGGATTCAGag aACCATGCTATTAGGAGAGCGGACATGGGAGCACGTTTAGTGGAAACTATTTATCCTATAAGCACTGTTAACAATGGAGGTGGTCGCATATGGAACTGGGTCAGGAGTAAGCTTGGTCTAGAAAGCCATGTGGAGACCATTGTAGAGGAAAAACCTGAAGTGCTCGATTCTAAATCATTATATTTCCCATGGCATCTGTTGAAATCAGATGATGACACTCTCTATATTATAGATCGCAG GTTTCAAACTTTATGGACCATGGATTTCGGTTCAGGAAAAGTAGACGAAGTTTTTGAAG GTTCTCCTAGAATTCTTAAGATCTGTGGACAGCTAATCGGACAAAATTTATCCATATTAGATAAGATTCCCTGTGACCAGTTTCAACAGAAAACTAATAATGTGTGTGTGCTGGATGGCCTCCCACATTCGGATCTTTTATCTTCATCTACAACCTTTCAAAATCACATGTTCATTTGCGATAAGG ATCGACAGAGGATTATGAAGGTCAATATTGAATCTGGCGTTTGTTTGGACTTCCAGTTATCTAATTTAGGGTCACTTGGTATTCCTTATTGGTTGACTTCCCCTGTGGATATATTTTATGCTGG TGGAAATGGACTTTCAGATACAGCAATCAATCATCTGCAACATTTTGATTTGCTACCAG GCAAGATTGACATACAGTTGAGTGTGGATGTTCCTGCTGATATTGAGCTTGTAGAGCCATTGCAAGAATCCTGTATATGGCGTCAAGCAAGAGGTGCAGCTACTGAAATCTCTGGAATGGATGATCCAAACTCCATAGATAAG GTTGGTGTTGCACAACAGTGGTACAATGAATTGGATATTGTCGCCACTCTAAAACCTGAACTTGAAATTACTGAAGATGATAACCTGGATAAAAATATAGTTGTGGAAGATGATAAAATTCACATTAAAAGTAGTGTCTTCACTAGCCCAGGAACAAGTGAG GTTGTTATTTTTGCTGTACTGTATtgtaaacttaaaaaaattccAAACTCAAATGATGGCAACCAGGAGAAATATGCAGCAAGGATTCTTGATTTTTTGAGCTCTAAGAGATCTGGTAAAAAAGAGAGAGATTCATGGAATGCATTTCTATTGCAATCTAAAGGTGATTTAAGAGACCTTATTTTCACGAAACCGCTACACGTCAGAGTAAGATTAAATACTTTTGAACATCCTAAGGCTGAAAATAATAGGGATTTTATCTTAACAGATTCTTCAATTAAGGTGAATGTTTTGCTCAATTGA
- the LOC123920050 gene encoding uncharacterized protein LOC123920050 isoform X2, with amino-acid sequence MTLSLRYRRVKEISRWFLQPLLYYSGHCYQQYGNGLSSVPFSPKSIANEGLVRGFHQHRFSTLADVSNKHAPEVDFLSFLKSSLDELEGPHHYWLNRSVKNKQFFGIHSIHGIHGTFLVLAARNFECGIIFQKLKAIQERFPHITVMGITLTDSSDRGNLIQLLMTENITFPILLSQRTFPQIEKGDFYILFNSFKSPIICHEKDVSLEILCQAIQGLQKQPSEDSKLLNVLRSTSWKQDLITKDQYICSPLQNLLLNYPGCVSADESHNRLFISDCNHHRIIVCDDNGKIINCIGSSPGFEDGDFESAKLRRPAGSYYHATEDCLYFLDSENHAIRRADMGARLVETIYPISTVNNGGGRIWNWVRSKLGLESHVETIVEEKPEVLDSKSLYFPWHLLKSDDDTLYIIDRRFQTLWTMDFGSGKVDEVFEGSPRILKICGQLIGQNLSILDKIPCDQFQQKTNNVCVLDGLPHSDLLSSSTTFQNHMFICDKDRQRIMKVNIESGVCLDFQLSNLGSLGIPYWLTSPVDIFYAGGNGLSDTAINHLQHFDLLPGKIDIQLSVDVPADIELVEPLQESCIWRQARGAATEISGMDDPNSIDKVGVAQQWYNELDIVATLKPELEITEDDNLDKNIVVEDDKIHIKSSVFTSPGTSEVVIFAVLYCKLKKIPNSNDGNQEKYAARILDFLSSKRSGKKERDSWNAFLLQSKGDLRDLIFTKPLHVRVRLNTFEHPKAENNRDFILTDSSIKVNVLLN; translated from the exons ATGACTCTTTCTCTGAGGTATCGCCGTGTAAAAGAAATCTCACGGTGGTTTCTACAACCACTTCTCTACTACTCAG gtcaTTGTTATCAGCAATATGGTAATGGTTTAAGCTCAGTGCCATTTTCTCCTAAATCAATTGCTAATGAGGGTTTAGTGAGAGGTTTTCATCAACATAG GTTCTCGACATTGGCCGATGTATCAAATAAACATGCTCCTGAAGTTGATTTTTTGTCTTTCTTAAAATCTTCGTTGGATGAACTTGAAG GACCCCATCATTACTGGTTAAACAGATCtgttaaaaataaacaattttttggAATTCATAGCATTCACGGCATTCATGGAACATTTTTGGTTCTTGCTGCAAGAAACTTCGAATGTGGCATTATATTTCAAAAGTTGAAGGCAATTCAGGAGAG GTTCCCTCATATTACTGTTATGGGCATTACATTAACTGATTCTTCCGATCGTGGGAACCTAATCCAGTTACTGATGACTGAAAATATCACGTTCCCTATTTTGTTGTCTCAGCGAACATTCCCTCAG ATAGAGAAAGGTGATTTCTACATACTATTTAATAGTTTCAAGAGCCCAATAATTTGTCATGAGAAGGATGTCAGTCTTGAAATTCTATGTCAAG CTATTCAGGGGTTACAGAAGCAACCAAGTGAGGATTCTAAGTTGCTCAATGTCTTGAGATCTACATCTTGGAAGCAGGATCTTATCACCAAGGATCAATATATTTGTTCTCCTCTACAGAATTTACTTCTAAATTACCCAG GTTGCGTCTCTGCAGATGAAAGTCATAACCGCCTCTTCATTTCTGATTGCAATCATCATAGGATTATTGTATGCGATGACAATGGGAAGATTATTAACTGT ATTGGCTCTTCCCCAGGATTTGAGGACGGTGATTTTGAATCTGCTAAATTAAGGCGTCCAGCTGGTTCTTATTACCATGCTACTGAAGATTGCTTATACTTTTTGGATTCAGag aACCATGCTATTAGGAGAGCGGACATGGGAGCACGTTTAGTGGAAACTATTTATCCTATAAGCACTGTTAACAATGGAGGTGGTCGCATATGGAACTGGGTCAGGAGTAAGCTTGGTCTAGAAAGCCATGTGGAGACCATTGTAGAGGAAAAACCTGAAGTGCTCGATTCTAAATCATTATATTTCCCATGGCATCTGTTGAAATCAGATGATGACACTCTCTATATTATAGATCGCAG GTTTCAAACTTTATGGACCATGGATTTCGGTTCAGGAAAAGTAGACGAAGTTTTTGAAG GTTCTCCTAGAATTCTTAAGATCTGTGGACAGCTAATCGGACAAAATTTATCCATATTAGATAAGATTCCCTGTGACCAGTTTCAACAGAAAACTAATAATGTGTGTGTGCTGGATGGCCTCCCACATTCGGATCTTTTATCTTCATCTACAACCTTTCAAAATCACATGTTCATTTGCGATAAGG ATCGACAGAGGATTATGAAGGTCAATATTGAATCTGGCGTTTGTTTGGACTTCCAGTTATCTAATTTAGGGTCACTTGGTATTCCTTATTGGTTGACTTCCCCTGTGGATATATTTTATGCTGG TGGAAATGGACTTTCAGATACAGCAATCAATCATCTGCAACATTTTGATTTGCTACCAG GCAAGATTGACATACAGTTGAGTGTGGATGTTCCTGCTGATATTGAGCTTGTAGAGCCATTGCAAGAATCCTGTATATGGCGTCAAGCAAGAGGTGCAGCTACTGAAATCTCTGGAATGGATGATCCAAACTCCATAGATAAG GTTGGTGTTGCACAACAGTGGTACAATGAATTGGATATTGTCGCCACTCTAAAACCTGAACTTGAAATTACTGAAGATGATAACCTGGATAAAAATATAGTTGTGGAAGATGATAAAATTCACATTAAAAGTAGTGTCTTCACTAGCCCAGGAACAAGTGAG GTTGTTATTTTTGCTGTACTGTATtgtaaacttaaaaaaattccAAACTCAAATGATGGCAACCAGGAGAAATATGCAGCAAGGATTCTTGATTTTTTGAGCTCTAAGAGATCTGGTAAAAAAGAGAGAGATTCATGGAATGCATTTCTATTGCAATCTAAAGGTGATTTAAGAGACCTTATTTTCACGAAACCGCTACACGTCAGAGTAAGATTAAATACTTTTGAACATCCTAAGGCTGAAAATAATAGGGATTTTATCTTAACAGATTCTTCAATTAAGGTGAATGTTTTGCTCAATTGA
- the LOC123923369 gene encoding protein ENHANCED PSEUDOMONAS SUSCEPTIBILITY 1-like, producing MVIRESRCIHYNLYKVNKYMGAFQVLSANTIKALKSSNQKIDLTPWDLQFLLASTNKRGLLYHHPLASDQIQRLRHSLTSALSFFQPLAGRLKITEHKDNTVSCSITCNNAGVTFIHAASKNTCVADILESTYVPSVVRSFFPFIGVRNYEGTSNPLLAVQVTELVDGIFIGCTFNHVVGDGNSTWNFINSWAEISRGCCHHQISKPPTLERWFPNGIQRPIRFPFTIEPQNHSDRLSFSSSDNEKLCLSERIFRFTKEKIEQLKSKVNAEINDTIKISSLQAVLTHLWRSVIRSKHLDPQEEVYNMFVIGVRQRIDPQLPEDYFGNAIIGCGVKMKAGDLLKEGGLGKGAWEMNKLIASHSNEKLKNHYESWLKNPSFITSASMINKDFLATTSSPWFDVYGNDFGWGKPVAVRSGNNINGFVSAFSGIEEGSINLQVCLPYKILEAMGNDPEFMEVVSN from the coding sequence ATGGTCATCCGAGAGTCTAGATGTATACACTATAACTtatataaagtaaataaatatatggGTGCATTTCAAGTCCTCTCCGCCAATACAATCAAAGCACTAAAATCAAGTAatcaaaaaattgatttaactCCATGGGATCTTCAGTTTCTACTTGCTTCAACCAACAAAAGGGGTCTTCTTTATCACCATCCTCTAGCATCTGACCAAATCCAACGGCTGAGACACTCTCTAACCTCTGCCCTTTCCTTTTTCCAACCTCTTGCCGGCCGTCTTAAAATAACGGAACACAAAGACAACACCGTCTCGTGTTCCATTACATGCAACAATGCAGGTGTAACCTTTATTCATGCCGCATCAAAGAATACTTGTGTTGCTGACATCCTAGAATCCACCTATGTTCCTTCAGTTGTCCGTTCGTTTTTTCCTTTTATCGGAGTTAGAAACTACGAAGGCACATCAAATCCATTGTTGGCGGTTCAAGTCACGGAGTTAGTTGATGGTATCTTCATTGGCTGCACGTTCAACCATGTGGTCGGTGATGGAAACTCCACGTGGAATTTCATTAATTCTTGGGCTGAAATCTCACGTGGATGTTGTCATCATCAAATATCTAAACCTCCAACGTTAGAGCGTTGGTTTCCGAATGGTATACAAAGGCCCATACGATTTCCTTTCACTATAGAGCCACAAAATCACTCTGATAGATTGAGTTTTTCGTCATCTGATAACGAAAAACTCTGTCTATCAGAAAGAATATTTCGCTTCACAAAGGAAAAAATTGAGCAACTGAAATCGAAAGTCAACGCAGAAATTAATGATACCATAAAAATTTCTTCACTACAAGCGGTTTTAACTCACCTTTGGCGCTCTGTGATCCGTTCCAAACATCTTGATCCACAAGAAGAAGTCTACAATATGTTCGTGATAGGAGTTAGACAAAGGATTGATCCACAATTGCCAGAAGATTATTTTGGAAACGCGATTATAGGTTGTGGGGTTAAAATGAAAGCCGGGGATTTATTGAAGGAAGGTGGGCTTGGTAAAGGTGCTTGGGAGATGAACAAGTTGATTGCTTCACACTCTAATGAGAAATTAAAGAATCATTATGAGTCTTGGTTGAAAAATCCAAGCTTTATTACATCTGCTAGCATGATCAATAAAGATTTCTTGGCCACTACCAGCTCCCCATGGTTTGATGTTTATGGCAATGATTTTGGTTGGGGAAAGCCTGTGGCAGTTCGAAGTGGCAATAACATAAATGGATTTGTTAGTGCATTTTCTGGAATAGAAGAAGGTAGTATCAATCTTCAAGTGTGTCTTCCTTACAAAATTTTGGAGGCAATGGGAAATGACCCTGAGTTCATGGAGGTCGTGTCCAACTAA
- the LOC123920729 gene encoding protein EMSY-LIKE 4-like, producing MDYEPYDSSGTDDDLPPTHQNRIPRGGRLAGNGRSAVGSIPYPRVYGEIDMETQIHQLEQEAYSSVLRAFKAQADAITWEKESLITELRKELRLSNEEHRELLGRVNADDTIRRIREWRQTGGHQPGVLSTAHALHDSIPSPTVSASRKKQKITPPVPSRSFGGPSPPFHPQTVTAPHQPSSSAAKRGPVPGSKGKKQKPGQILPGVSSAKQFPPSGPGGRNQVPNRAVMGEHAEGGSMESLLGRRVRTRWPDDNSFYEAVISEYNAHDGRHSLVYDMGSTNETWEWVKLSEISPEDIQWVGDDPGINNHRGGFGGPGHGMNRSVGRDSAPGVGRGRGVPKGQSRKDFLASQNGIGKKAPDDIQILHTDTLIKEVERVFNANHPDPLEIEKAKKVLKDHEQSLVDALARLADLSDGESDGAGRHFPHGQPMDRE from the exons ATGGATTACGAACCCTACGACAGTAGTG GAACCGATGACGATCTTCCGCCAACCCATCAAAATAGAATTCCCAGGGGAGGACGTCTTGCCGGGAATGGAAGATCTGCTGTTGGTTCAATTCCATACCCCAGGGTGTATGGTGAAATCGACATGGAAACCCAAATTCATCAACTTGAGCAGGAAGCATACAGTTCAGTTCTGAGAGCCTTTAAAGCTCAAGCTGATGCCATTACTTGg GAAAAAGAAAGTTTGATTACAGAGCTTAGAAAAGAGCTGAGATTATCTAACGAGGAACACAGAGAACTCTTAGGTCGGGTTAATGCGGATGACACAATACGGAGGATAAG GGAATGGAGACAGACAGGTGGCCATCAGCCTGGCGTACTGAGTACTGCTCATGCTCTACATGATTCAATTCCCAGTCCAACAGTTTCTGCATCTCGCAAAAAGCAGAAGATTACACCACCCGTACCATCACGTTCTTTTGGTGGGCCTTCTCCCCCATTTCACCCCCAAACAGTGACTGCACCCCACCAGCCATCTTCTTCTGCAGCAAAGCGAGGACCTGTTCCTGGATCAAAGGGAAAGAAGCAAAAACCT GGTCAAATATTACCTGGTGTATCTTCAGCGAAGCAGTTTCCTCCTTCAGGTCCAGGTGGGAGGAATCAAGTACCTAATAGAGCTGTCATGGGTGAACATGCTGAGGGTGGATCAATGGAATCACTGCTTGGTAGGAGAGTGCGGACAAGATGGCCTGACGACAATAGCTTCTACGAAGCTGTTATCTCTGAATACAATGCACATGAT GGACGGCATAGTCTGGTCTATGACATGGGGAGTACAAATGAAACATGGGAATGGGTTAAACTGTCAGAG ATATCTCCCGAAGATATTCAGTGGGTAGGTGATGATCCTGGAATTAATAACCATCGTGGGGGTTTTGGGGGCCCTGGTCATGGGATGAATAGGTCTGTAGGGCGTGATAGTGCTCCAGGAGTTGGAAGAGGTAGAGGGGTTCCAAAAGGTCAGTCTAGAAAAGATTTTTTGGCATCACAGAATGGCATAGGAAAGAAGGCTCCTGATGATATTCAAATACTTCACACAGACACACTAATAAAGGAG GTGGAAAGGGTATTTAATGCAAATCATCCTGATCCCCTTGAAATTGAGAAAGCGAAGAAAGTATTGAAG GATCACGAACAGTCTCTTGTTGATGCACTTGCTAGACTTGCTGATCTTTCTGATGGTGAAAGTG ATGGAGCTGGGCGCCATTTCCCACACGGTCAACCAATGGATCGAGAATGA